The Leptospira bouyouniensis genomic interval ATCTGTAATCAAACGAATTGGATTACGATATCTTCTAAACTTAGGAGTAAACAATCAATTAGACTTACAAACTTCTGTTAGAGTTCAACTTTCTAATCTCATCGCGATACTGGGAATTGTTTCAAATATTCAATATTCGATTTTATTTACAATCGCAGGCGCACCGAACGTTATGACAATGAACGTGATTCACTTTTTCGTGATTTGTACTTTATCCTATATTTTATACTTAAATCAAAAGGAAAAATATTCATTAGCAAGAATCATCTTAGTATTTACGATTTCTGTTCCATTGTTATTCGTTTCCTTTATTAGTTTTGGCAAATCTGGTGGTTTTTATTATTATTTTTTAGTTTTTGCATTGGCTCCATTTGTTTTGTTTTCCTATGAGGAAAAGTTCTGGATCTTAATTGTATTTTTATCGAATAACTTATTTTATGTTTGGTTTGAATTTTTTGGAAAACCAGGTGAATTTATCAAAGGAACTTTATTATTTGATTCGTTTATCCAAGAGTTATTTCGAATCAATTCCGTTTTATCCAGTTTATTCTTTGTCGCACTTATCATGTTTTATTTTCTAAGAAATACGAACCGAATCCAAAAAGAAATGATTCGTACAAATGCACACAAAGATAAAATTTTTTCTATATTAGCGCACGATTTAAAAGGGCCAATCGGTACGATGAATTCGTTTTTAGGATATTTAACTGAAAACATACCTGAAAAAGATGAATTGGTCGTCGCCTTAAAAGAATTAAAGAAAAGTACAAATCAATCATTTTTAGTATTGGAGAACTTACTCGATTGGGCAAGAAATGAATCTAAAAAAATCCCAATTCATATGGAAATATTAAGTTTAATTTCTATAGTTCAAAATGCAAAAGATATATTGGATCTACAAGCAACTGATAAAAAGATCAGGTGGGAAATAATTGTTCCAGATCATATAAAAGTTTTTTGTGATGAACGAATGATCAGTACGGTGATTCGAAATTTGTTTTCTAATGCTATCAAATTTTCGTATCCCAATGGGACAGTATCTATCAAAGGAATCCATTTAGGTAAATATGCTGAATTAACCATCTCAGATTTGGGAATTGGAATGTCTAAAGATCAAATCAAACAAATTGAAAATGGAAATCCTTTTCCGACGACTTTTGGTACGCAAGGCGAAAAGGGGACAGGATTAGGTCTGCTTGTTTGCAAAGAGATGCTTAAAAATCAAGGTTGTACGATGAATGTGACAAGTTCACCAAATCTTGGTACAAAAATCACAATCCAAATTCCAAACTCTTTTTAATTTAGTTTCTTTTTTAAATTCTATCTTGTCCAATTGAAAGGTATGTGGCCCAAATTTTATTTTAACTGGTTACGAAAAAATTCCCCCACCGGATCTGTCGAAGTTTATCCTGAAATTTCGGATTCTTACGAAACAAATTTACCGAATGTTTTTGTAATTGGAGACTTAACAGGTGTTCCGCTCTTAAAGATGGCAGCCGAAAGTGGAGTTCAAGTTTGGAAATATATTCCGCAACTCTCCAACGACCATCTCGATGTCGTTATCATTGGTTCAGGGCCTGCGGGAGTATCCTGTGCGATGGAAGCAAAACGTTTAGGAAAAAAATACTTGGTTTTGGAATCAAATCTTCCCTTCCAAACGATTCAAAGTTATCCAAATAAAAAACCAATCTTTGCGGAACCAAAGAATTTTATAACAAATTCTTCCATCCGAATTATTGATACTGTTAAAGAAGATCTATTAAAAGACTTAAATAAAATCCTAAATGATAATCCTATTCAAATCGAAACAAACCAAAGAGTTGTTAATATTAAAAAAGCAAATGTAGGTTATGTTTTAGAAACAGAATCTGGATCAATTTTTAAAACAAATGCAGTAGTGATCGCAATGGGTAAATCAGGTGATCCAAAAAAATTAGGGATTAAAGGCGAAAATGAAGCCAATGTCTCTTATCGACTTATTGATCCGAAAGATACAACTGGTTTATCCGTGGTGATTGTTGGTGGAGGAGATACAGCCATTGAATCTGCACTCCTTTGTGCAGAGTTTGCAAAAGAAACTACAATCATTCATCGAGGAAAGGAATTTAACAAAGCAAAATCAGATAACATAGACTTAATTTTAGAATTGGAATCACAAGGAAAGGTGAATATCATTTATGAATCTGAGGTAAGTGAGATTACCTCTACTTCAGTTTTGATTAAAAACCAACAATCCGCAAAAAAAATTAAAGCTGATTTGGTTTTTATCATGATCGGAACACTTCCACCCATAGGATTTTTCAAACGGGTTGGAATCAAATTACAGAATGAAAAAAAAGTTTTGGATTGGGTGGGACTTACGGGATTGGTAACGTTTGCAATGGCTGCTTATTTTGGAAAAGCTTCCTTTTACGGACCATCTTGGTTTTCTTTTCTTGCTAGCATTTCAGCTTTTGTTTCCACTCTCAGTTTGATCTGTTATAGTGGGATCTTATTGGCTAAAAAACAGACAAAATTTGATTTATGGAAAGTTTTGAAAATTTGTTATTACCTCTTTGCGTTTAGTTATTTTTTAACTGTTTATTTTTTGTCAACCTACCAACAATTCCATTTATTTGGAAAATATCCGGCTTTCCATTATACATTTTTATACTCACTTACAATTTTAGTTTTTGGTATCCGTAGAATTTTGGTTCGTAAAACCCAATACATTTATTACCAAACATTAACATTAATAGGAGTTCAAGTTTTCTTTTTATTTTTGCTTCCTGAGCTGATATTACCTGCGTTAGGTGAATTTGGTTATTTAGGAAGTGAGAATGGGTTCATAAGAAAAGAAATTTTTCCTTCAGACTCTTATTGGAAAGCTTATGGATTTATCCTTGCATGGCCATTAAGTATGGGAGTTTTATATGATGGTGGTATCACAAAGTTTTGGTTAATATATGGACTTTCTTTTAGTTTTATTTTGATTCCGCTGTTAGTGTACCATTATGGGAAAGGAGCCTATTGTGGTTGGATATGTTCTTGCGGAGGACTTGCAGAAACACTAGGAGATGAATATAGACAAAAAATGCCTCATTCAAAAACGGCATATAAATGGGAACATTCGGGGCAATATATTTTGTTCTTAGCTGCTACTCTCACAATCTTAAAACTTATTGGCGTATTTGGTAAGTCGATTTATCCCAATTTAGAATTGGGAGAGAACATAGCAGATTCGGTTAAATGGGTATATGATATTGTTGTTGATATTGGTCTTGCAGGAGTTGTTGGCGTAGGATTTTATTTTTTTTATTCAGGTCGAGTTTGGTGCCGAATGTTTTGTCCTTTAGCATCTTTAATGCATATTTATGCCAGGTTTAGCCAATTTAGAATTTTTTCTGACAAAAAGAAATGTATCTCATGTAATATTTGTACTAAAAATTGTCACCAAGGAATTGATGTGATGGGTTATGCAAGCAGGGGAATCGCTATGGATAGTGTACAATGTGTCCGCTGTTCTGCTTGTGTATCATTATGCCCAACGGATGTTTTAGAATTTGGAAAATTGAAAAAGGAAGTGATTCAATATGATAAATTAGAAGCGAAATCCAGGAAATAATTATTTATGTCAACTAAGGATGACATTCTTTTTTTATTTGAGCAGGGAATAAAGGCAGCAAATCCAGAATTTTTGTTCGAAGACTTTTGGAAAAAAAATCCAGGATTAGAACAAACATTTAATGATCAGAATAAGAAATTATTTGTTTTTGCATTGGGAAAAGCTGCTTATTCGATGGCTATGTCATTTTCTCATTATTTTCCGGTAAACAAAGGTTTTATACTTACAAAGTACGGACATCTGCCATCAGAAAAGCTAAAAATGAGAGAAGATTCAATTTGGAAATATAGGGAAGCTTCTCACCCTATTCTTGATCAAAATTCTATCGATTTTGGAATGGAAGTATTAAAAATACTCAAAGAACTAGGATCTAATGATCGTTTAGTGGTTCTCCTTTCTGGAGGTGCTTCTAGTTTATTTGAAGTACCGATTGACGGATATGCATTAAACGATTTGGTTTCCATTCAAGATCAATTACTAAGAAGTGGAAAAACAATTCAGGAAATTAACCAGGAAAGGAAAAAATATTCCACAGTAAAGGGTGGTAAACTTTTAAAAGAACTAAACGAAGAGTTAGAAGTATTCTCTTTTGTGATTTCAGATGTCATCGGCGATGATCCAAATTCAATTGGATCAGGTCCAACCTTTCCAAGTCGTAATTATTTTATCTTAGGAAATCTTTCTAGATCTATCGAAAACATTGTTTTCGAGGCAACAAATTTAGGATATAAAACCAAACAAATCAGTGATACTTGGACAGAGTCAACGAAGGAAACTTCTATCTTGATAGAAAAAGAATTTCTAACTGCATTGGAGTCTCCAGAAAAACAAATCGTATTACTTGGCGGAGAAATGGTATGTCCTGTTTTTGGAAATGGACTTGGTGGTAGGAACCAAGAAGTATCCCTTCGGGTTGCCATTTTATTAGGTAAGCACAAAGTAAATCGTGAATGGGCATTTTTATCAGGTGGGACTGACGGAACGGATGGACCTACAGATGCGGCCGGTGGAGTTGTTGGCAATCAAACCATACCCGATTTGAAGGCAAAACATTGGGACCCAATAGAACAATTAGAAAATTCAAATTCTTATCCAATCCTAAAAGATGTAGATGCCCTTGTAATGACAGGTCCTACTGGTACCAATGTGAATGATATACTGATCTTGTTAGTTGACAGTGCGAAAGCCTAATTTTTTATTTTGTCCACTCCAATAAAGTTGGAACAATGGATTCTGCCATCTGCTTTTTCCAATTTTAGAAATTAATAATTCATCATAAATTTTTTTAAGTATATTAACGTGGTCTTTTAAAAATCTCCATTGTATCTCTTCCTTTTTTTGTATAGGGATTGAGTCTTTTGTAAGAGTAAATACCGATTCTTGTAAACCAACAAGAGAGGGAACAAGAATCGATCTTACTCCTTGGTAATCAAAATTTGCTTTGCGAGCAATAGATTCATGTAACCACCATAAAGTGTCTTCATACTTCCCATCTGATTCTAAACTAGATGCATTGATAAAGTTTTTTGTTCCAAAAAAGAATGGTTTGAATAAACTTAAACAAGGTGTTGATGTTCCGGTATAAAAAACTCTCATAGGGTCTTGATTAGTTTCTGAAGTGTCCCATTCTACAACCAAACTTCCATTTGTTTGATTCGGTGTTGTCGGACCAGTTGCATGAAGGCAAAGTGATTTCATAGAGGAGTTGCAAGGTTCAAATTCATCCGTGTCAATCGAGTGAATTTTTAAAGTTTCAATCGCAAGTTTTGAATTATATGTCGTATGTTTATTTTGAAATTGTTCTGCTGTGATTTGATGTAGATTTCTGCGATCGGTGCAGTGACTCATATATGTATAAAATGAATCACTGAAATAATTTTTGAATGAAAAATCTTTATTAGATTTGTACTTTAATTTTTGAATTAAATTAGTAGATGAATAATCAAAGTCAGATTCAATGGTCAACCCATTCGAGATTGCATAAAATGAATCAATTTTTTTAGCAACCCAATATCGATCTGCAGTTTCTAAGACATATCCATCTGTACGATCAGCGATGATAAAACTATTGTGATAAAAGAAACTTTGATTTTGATAACCACCGCAAGCGTCCTGCCCATATTTTTCTAAAAGTTCCGTTATTAAAAATAATGCATCTTTGGCTGTTTTGGATCGTTCTAATACCAAACGAATTAAATCCATCCCCGTTAAGCCATTGTTTTTTTTATTGATCTTAAGGTTTGTAAATACTGCTTCATTTCCAATACAAACACCAAATTCATTCACTCCCATTTCAGCTCCCCACATATGAAATGGTTTCGATAAAAAAACTTCGAATGTAACGTTCGTTTGTGGAATCTCTATATATGTGGTCTTTAAAACTGAATTTTTGGGATGTTCGATCCTTGGCAAGTGAAGTATCGATTGGGCCTCATTTGGTTCTCTATCAGAGTTTTTTGCAAAGATTCTTTTTTGAGTTTTTGTAAATTTTTCAGTGGCAAGGGATGTATCACACATTCTAGAATGTTATTCTGAAATCTAAATTTTTCAAACCAAAATTCGAGTAAAAATGCAATCAATACCGAAACAATTTTCAGAATTCATGACGATGGGGTTAACCTCCGATTTGGTAAAAAAGAACCGTTCAGTCTACGGTGCAAACGAGATCAGTACTTCCAATAAAAATAGTTTCTTTCGGATGTTATTTGGCGTTGTCACTGAACCAATGATTTTGCTTCTCATTTCCATTAGTATAGTTTACTTACTACTTGGTGACCGAGGTGAGGCCTTACTATTGTTATGTTCAGTTGTTGGAATTATTTGTATCACTTTTTACCAAGAAAAAAAAACAGAAACGGCAATTTCAGCACTTAGATCGTTAGCCAGCCCTCGTACAAATGTCATACGTGATGGCAAAATTTTTCGAATTGAAGGGAGAGACGTGGTTTTTGGTGATCTCATCATTTTAAATGAAGGAGACCGCATTCCAGCGGATGCCGAACTATTATCTGATCGATTATTTTCATGTGATGAATCATTGTTAACTGGTGAGTCAATTCCGGTAAATAAGCCTGTAGGACATTTAGTTTATTGTGGTGCTTTGGTTGTTGGTGGAGAAGGGATTTGTAGAATAAATGCAGTTGGGAACCATACAGAAATCGGAAAAATCGGTAAAAAAATTGCAGAGGAATCTGTAGGAAGAACTTTATTAGAAATTGAAGTTACAAAACTAGTTAGAAATTTGTTTTTTGTAGCTGCCAGTTTATGTATCATTTTAGCATTATATTTTGGTTTTGTAAAATCACTATGGTTGCAAGGCTTATTATCTGGTTTAACGCTTGCTATTGGTTTGATGCCAGAAGAGTTACCTTTGGTACTGACAATCTTTTTTGCGTTAGGGGCTTATCGTTTGAGTACTAAAAATGTATTAGTACGAAGATCATCTATTATTGAAACATTAGGGGCAGCAACTGTCTTATGTTCAGATAAAACAGGCACTATCACTAAAAATAAAATGAAGGTCGGGAAAATTACATCTAAAGAAAATGCAGAAAATATAGAATTTGGATCTGACATTTCGCAACCTTCAAAGGAGATCTTACAATTCGCATATTTTGCATCAAAACATCCTAGTTTTGATCCTATGGATATAGCTATCACGGATTGTATGAACGAATTCTATCAAAATGGAGATTTGTCTTTATTATCAATTAAAGATTTTCCTTTGACTCCTGAGCAGTTAACTATGGTTAGAGTTTTAAAGGAAGATGATAGTTATGTTTGTTATGTGAAAGGATCTCCTGAAGCAGTATTTGAGTTATGTCAATTGGGTATAAAGGATCTAGATTTTTGGACAAAAAAAACAAATGAACTTGCAAACGAAGGATATCGAGTATTAGCAGTAGCAAAGTCAACATCACCTGTAAAAAATATTCCAGATCAAAGAAATTCTTTACCATATACAATATTTGGTTTAATTTCTTTCTTAGATCCGATTCGTGAAATAGTGCCAACGGCTATAAATACCGCTTACGAATCGGGTATACGTGTGATTATGATAACAGGCGATTATCCTGAAACGGCAAAAAATATCGCAAAACAAATTGGATTAAAAAATTCTGAACAAGTGTATACGGGCAAGGAGTTATCACTATTAAGTGAAGTTGAATTAACCAAAGTTTTGAATGACTGTAATGTGTTTTCACGAGTTAGTCCTGAAGACAAATGGAAACTTGTTCGAATTTTAAAATCCAAAGGTGAAATTGTAGCAATGACTGGTGATGGCGTAAATGACGCACCTGCTTTGAGAACAGCTAACATTGGAGTCGCTATGGGCGAACGAGGAACAGATGTTGCGAGAGAAGCTGCCGATATCGTATTGTTAGACGACTCATTCTCTTCCATATTAGAATCTGTCAGGATTGGCAGACAGATTTTTGACAATCTCAAAAAAGCATTAGGGTATTTAATTGGAGTCCATATTCCCATCGTAGGGATTACTTTTTTCCCAATTTTATTTGATTGGCCAATCATTGTTTTGTCGGCCATACACATTGTTTTTATGGAAATGGTAATCGATCCAACTTGTACGATCGTTTTTGAAAATGAAGATGCGGAATTTGATCTGATGAAACGTATGCCAAGGGATGCAGCCGAACCATTATTGGATCGAGAATTATTTACGAATTCTCTAATCCAGGGTTTTTATTCATTGTTGTCAGTTGTGTCCACATATTGGATCACACTTAAATTTTTAAAAGATTCATCTTCCAATCAAGCTGTCAGTACAGCAACATTTGTGACTCTTGTTTTTTCCAACTTATTCTTAATTTTAGCAAATCGTTCCTTACATGAATCGATGTGGAGTCGGATGAGAATCAAAAATTCTATGATTTACTATGTATTTATTGGAACAGTCGGAGTTCTATTGCTTTCCATTTATCTGCCTGGTATGAATTCATTATTTCGATTTGTACCGTTAAATTTTCTCCAATTCATGGTAGCGATACTTGTTGCATTTATCGGAGTATTGTTTTATGATATGACAAAAGTTTCTGTTTCTAAGTGGCTCCGCAGAAACTAAAAAGGTGATATTGATAACTACATTATGATAGAACTTATTTTTCCTAAAAAATATTCAGCTTTATGTTTGAAATCTGCATTCTTTGGTTTTTTTGCTCATACAGGTTTTGTGAGAGGTTTACAAGAGATCGGTTTTAAACCAGCCATCGTAACTGGTTCAAGTTCTGGTGCAATGATTGGAGCCTTATATGCAACTGGGAAAGATATGGTCGAATTTGAATCTTTGGTTTTAGGACTTAAAAAAAAGGATTTTTGGGAAGGTAATTCATTAACGTTACTTGGTCGCCTTTTGAAGAAAGGTTGGAACCAATCGAGTGGTGTATTAACAGGACAAGCAACTCGTAAGATTTTATATCCTTACCTTGGAAATAAAAAGTTTTCTGACTTACCAATCAAACTTGGAATTGCAGTTTCTAATTTATCTAAAAATAAACGTGAGTTAATCACAGAAGGAAATGTTTTGGATGCAGTGATGGCTTCCATCGCGTTTCCATTTTTATATGAAGTGCAGGAATTTCAGGGTCAAGAGTTTTTAGATGGTGGAATTGGTGATGGGGAACCAATCAAAGAATTAATATTAGATCCTAGCATCGATAGAATTGTAATTCACCAAATTAATAATAGCAGACCTATTAGCAAAAATATGATGAAGCGGGCGTTAGATGCATCGGTTCAAATCATTGAAACAGAAACAGAAGACTTAAAAACTTTGTTAGCAAAAGAAAAAGGTAAAAAATTAATTCGATTAGAAACCAATACACCTTATTTGTCTCCGAATGATTTTTCAAAGGGTAAATTTGCATTGGCAGAAGGGAGAGGAACTGCTTATAAACATAAACCCGAGATATTGGGTGAAATGGAATTACCAATTTTTGGACTCTTCAATTAAAACACTTCAATTATGGAATCACAAAAAAAAATCAATGTTTTAGTAGTAGAAGATTCCGTTGCTTCTTATCAAGCTATCGTATCAGTGTTGCAAAACTTTGGATTTACACTCTCATCAGAAAGAGTGGAATGGAAAGAAGAATTTGAGAGAAGTATCATCGAGAAATCTTGGGATATAATCATTTCTGATTATTATTTGCCTGACTTTGATGGAAAATACGTAATCCATAGAATAAAGGAACTGAATCCTGAGTTACCTGTCATCCTAATCACTGAGTTTATTCCTGAGGAAGCTGCTTCAGAATATTTAAATTTGGGAGCTTCTGAATTTTTACCAAAGTCATCTATCATTAAACTCCCTTTCGTAGTAAATCGTGAATTAGAAGCATTTAGGTTAAAGCAGTCTCAAAAAAAAGCATGGGAAATGTTAGTCCATGGTGAAGAAATTTTAACAAGATCTCAAAAGATTTCTCATCTTGGACATTTTGAAGTGATATTCCCAGAAAACAATACCCTTTGGTCATTAGAATTATATAGAATACTAGGTTATGATTTTAGTGAAGTTCCATCTATGGAAAAAGTTTGGACTTTGCTTGATGTGGAAGAAAAGAAATTAATTGAAACGGTTTGGAATGAAGTTACTAGTGAGAATACTTCAAAAGAATTTGTATTACATTTAAATACAAAACTTGGGCGCAAAAAAGTAAATTTATGGTTGGAAGCAGAAAGGTTTGATGAAGATCGATTTAGAATTTTCGGAACAATACATGATATTTCCGATGTATCAGATCTAGAAAGTTCCATTCAGTTAAACGAACAATTATTTAAAGGCATCTTTAATAATTCATCACAAGCAATCTTTTTGTTAGATTTACAAGGTCACATCATTCGTATGAATCGCAATTCAGTCTTGTCATTCGAAAGAAATGAATCCGATGTACAAGGTTTGGAATTGATTAGTTCTATCTTTTCTGAATCAAATGAAGATTCGATCAAAAAATTGACATATGGGATGAAATTAGCATTAAAGAATCAAACATTCGAAGTTTTGGTTTCTTATCGATTACGAGATGGAAGAGAAAAATATTTTGATTGTGACTTTTATCCATTGAATGATCCTTTTGGCAAAATCATTTATCTTGTTTTAGAAGCAAAAGATATTACTGAAAAAATTGTTCTAGAAAGAGCCTACGCCCAAGCTCAAAAACTGGAGGCACTCGGTACATTCGCAGGTGGGATTGCACATGATTTTAATAATTTATTAACTCCAATGATGGCTTATATTTCATATTTAAATGCAGAGTGGTCGAGTAATCAAACGGATGAAATGATTCAAAAATCACTGCCGGCAATTGAAGGAATATCGAAGTCTCTTGAACGTGCGAAAAATTTGATCCAACAAATACTTACTTATTCAAAAATAGATCATTCTTCGACTAAACAAATAGATCTACGAGAACAATTATTGCAGGTGTTAAGTGAGGTAAAATTTGTATCATCTAACAAACTTTCTATCTTTACTGACTTAGGCACTGAATCGGCATTCATTGAAGCTGATCCGATTCAAATATTTCAAATTCTTTCTAATTTATATGAAAATTCACTCTTTGCCCTACAAGAAATACAAAACCCAAAGATTACAATTAGTCTTACGAAAGTAATTTATGAAAAATCTGATTTGTTCCAAGTTGGTTTTTTAAAGAATACCGAATATTGGAAGTTGAGTTTTTCAGATAATGGGAATGGAATTCCTAAAGAAATTCTTGATAAAATATTTGATCCATTTTTTAGCACAAAAGGTGGCAAAGGTACAGGTCTTGGACTTTCCATCATCTATGGAATATTAGCCAAAATGGGTGGAACCATATTGGTGGAATCTACGGTTGGAAAAGGTACCCAATTCGATTTATATTTCCCTGCTTGGAAAGCAATGCTTTAAACAATTGACAAATTTGTTCAATGCTTTATGAACATAATTTCCCATGACTTTTTTGATTCAAAAAAAGCTTGAGCCATTTTACCTAGGTTTTCTTTGGATTCTTTTGTCTTTTTTGATATTTTCCTCTTTTTTCTTTTTTTACCATTTGTTCGAAAGTCGTTCAATATCCATTCGCTACGAACATAAGAAAAATTGGGATTTAAATCTAAAAGAATATTCTTCTTCTTTAAAGGATGCGGAAACAGGTGTAAGAGGATACTTACTTTCGAATGAGCCCACGTTTCTAAATCCATATCACAAAGCTTTAATACTTCTTCCTAATATTGAAAGATATTTATACGATAATAGTGAAATTGAAGATTTGCAGGAATTAAAGAATTTACTCGATTTGAGTCATTCAAAACTAAAACACATGGAAGGGTATTTGAATTTATTTCCTGGTAGATTACCATCAAAAGATAGTTTGGTTTTAGGAAATCAGAAAATGTCTGAATTCCGAATTTTATATGAAAAACTCTTGGTAAAGAAACAAAAGAGAGATGATGCGGAATATGAATCTTATAAAAAATCAAGCAATCGACTTTTGGTTATATCAGCTGGTTTGTTTCTCCTTTTATCATTTTTAATTTTATGGATGATTTTTGTTCTTAAAAAAAGTATTCAGTCAATAGTTGAGAAAGAAGTAATCGAAGATAGATATTTTGAAATTGAGGATATATACCAAAATTCACCTGTCGGATTTCATAGTTTAGATGCTGAGGGTTATTTTTTAAAAGTAAATCGTACTGAATGTGAATGGTTAGGTTATTCTGAGAATGAACTGGTGGGAAAAAAGAGATGGTCTGATCTTTTAACAGAAAATAGCAAAGCAATTTTTGAATCCAATTTTCCAATTTTTAAAAAACAAGGTTATATTAATAATTTAATTTTTGAAATAATTAAAAAAGATGGTGGGTCAATTTTTGTTAATTTATCGTCCACCGCAATTTTTGATTCTTCTGGAAAGATGATTAGCACCAGGTCAGCGTTAGTTGATGTTACGAAATCTATTATTTATGAACGTGAACTTCTCGTTGCTAAAAAAAAGGCAGAGGATGCAAATAAAGCAAAATCTGATTTTTTATCAAATATGAGCCATGAATTGAGGACACCGCTAAATGCAGTGGTCGGAATTGCATTGTGGTTACTTGAAGAAAGTCCAAAACCTGAACAATTAGAAAATTTGAAGAATTTAAAGTTTGCTGGTGAATCACTTTTGTCACTGATTAATGATATACTCGATTTTAATAAAATTGAAGAGAGATTGGTTGTCATAGAGAAGATTGATTTTCGGTTAAAAGATTTTTTAAATTCTATCACAACAACTTTTTCGATGCGATCGAATGAAAAATTATTAATTTTTCATTATGAAATTTCTGATCATGTTCCGGAATTCATCCATTGTGACCCTACGCGTTTGTTACAAATTTTAAACAACTTGTTATCTAATGCACTAAAATTCACTTATGAAGGTTCAATAACATTTCGTGTCACCTCTGAATCACTGAATAATGATCATGTGTTACTAAAATTTGAAGTCGAAGACACTGGAATTGGAATCGATCCAAATAAATTTGATACAATTTTTGAAAAGTTTACACAAGCAAATCAAGATACTACTCGGAAATTTGGAGGATCTGGTTTGGGGCTTGCAATTTCAAAGGCTCTTGTCGAACTCATGGGTGGAAATTTAGAACTTTCCTCTGAATTAGGAAAAGGTTCCAAGTTTTCCTTTTCTTTACCATGTTTAATCGGAAAAGGGAACGAATTTATCTCAATTAGTTCTGTAAAAAATAATGATTTGTTAAAAGGAAAAATAGTACTTGTTGCAGATGATATTCAAATCAATCGATCCATTGTGATTCGTTTTCTCAATCGTTGGGGGATTCAAACTTTAGAAGCTACAAATGGTTTGGAAGTGTTAGAAGTATTAAAGAAACAACAAGTAGATTTAATCTTGATGGATCTTCATATGCCAGTAATGGATGGGTATAACTCTACTATCGAAATTCGAAAAGATCCAAATTGGGAACATATTCCCATCATTGCTCTAACAGCGTCTGCGCAAATAGAAACTCGTAATCAGATCAAATCGGTTGGAATGAATGATTTTATTTCTAAGCCATTTAATCCAAATGATTTATTAAACCAGCTTCATATTTGG includes:
- a CDS encoding hybrid sensor histidine kinase/response regulator — encoded protein: MESQKKINVLVVEDSVASYQAIVSVLQNFGFTLSSERVEWKEEFERSIIEKSWDIIISDYYLPDFDGKYVIHRIKELNPELPVILITEFIPEEAASEYLNLGASEFLPKSSIIKLPFVVNRELEAFRLKQSQKKAWEMLVHGEEILTRSQKISHLGHFEVIFPENNTLWSLELYRILGYDFSEVPSMEKVWTLLDVEEKKLIETVWNEVTSENTSKEFVLHLNTKLGRKKVNLWLEAERFDEDRFRIFGTIHDISDVSDLESSIQLNEQLFKGIFNNSSQAIFLLDLQGHIIRMNRNSVLSFERNESDVQGLELISSIFSESNEDSIKKLTYGMKLALKNQTFEVLVSYRLRDGREKYFDCDFYPLNDPFGKIIYLVLEAKDITEKIVLERAYAQAQKLEALGTFAGGIAHDFNNLLTPMMAYISYLNAEWSSNQTDEMIQKSLPAIEGISKSLERAKNLIQQILTYSKIDHSSTKQIDLREQLLQVLSEVKFVSSNKLSIFTDLGTESAFIEADPIQIFQILSNLYENSLFALQEIQNPKITISLTKVIYEKSDLFQVGFLKNTEYWKLSFSDNGNGIPKEILDKIFDPFFSTKGGKGTGLGLSIIYGILAKMGGTILVESTVGKGTQFDLYFPAWKAML
- a CDS encoding patatin-like phospholipase family protein, which codes for MIELIFPKKYSALCLKSAFFGFFAHTGFVRGLQEIGFKPAIVTGSSSGAMIGALYATGKDMVEFESLVLGLKKKDFWEGNSLTLLGRLLKKGWNQSSGVLTGQATRKILYPYLGNKKFSDLPIKLGIAVSNLSKNKRELITEGNVLDAVMASIAFPFLYEVQEFQGQEFLDGGIGDGEPIKELILDPSIDRIVIHQINNSRPISKNMMKRALDASVQIIETETEDLKTLLAKEKGKKLIRLETNTPYLSPNDFSKGKFALAEGRGTAYKHKPEILGEMELPIFGLFN
- a CDS encoding cation-translocating P-type ATPase, with the translated sequence MQSIPKQFSEFMTMGLTSDLVKKNRSVYGANEISTSNKNSFFRMLFGVVTEPMILLLISISIVYLLLGDRGEALLLLCSVVGIICITFYQEKKTETAISALRSLASPRTNVIRDGKIFRIEGRDVVFGDLIILNEGDRIPADAELLSDRLFSCDESLLTGESIPVNKPVGHLVYCGALVVGGEGICRINAVGNHTEIGKIGKKIAEESVGRTLLEIEVTKLVRNLFFVAASLCIILALYFGFVKSLWLQGLLSGLTLAIGLMPEELPLVLTIFFALGAYRLSTKNVLVRRSSIIETLGAATVLCSDKTGTITKNKMKVGKITSKENAENIEFGSDISQPSKEILQFAYFASKHPSFDPMDIAITDCMNEFYQNGDLSLLSIKDFPLTPEQLTMVRVLKEDDSYVCYVKGSPEAVFELCQLGIKDLDFWTKKTNELANEGYRVLAVAKSTSPVKNIPDQRNSLPYTIFGLISFLDPIREIVPTAINTAYESGIRVIMITGDYPETAKNIAKQIGLKNSEQVYTGKELSLLSEVELTKVLNDCNVFSRVSPEDKWKLVRILKSKGEIVAMTGDGVNDAPALRTANIGVAMGERGTDVAREAADIVLLDDSFSSILESVRIGRQIFDNLKKALGYLIGVHIPIVGITFFPILFDWPIIVLSAIHIVFMEMVIDPTCTIVFENEDAEFDLMKRMPRDAAEPLLDRELFTNSLIQGFYSLLSVVSTYWITLKFLKDSSSNQAVSTATFVTLVFSNLFLILANRSLHESMWSRMRIKNSMIYYVFIGTVGVLLLSIYLPGMNSLFRFVPLNFLQFMVAILVAFIGVLFYDMTKVSVSKWLRRN